A genome region from Leishmania mexicana MHOM/GT/2001/U1103 complete genome, chromosome 28 includes the following:
- a CDS encoding putative histone acetyltransferase, protein MVGRRSTSLSNLSRLLMARGTLNQEVSCVVAFPTLLYPSLLHRKGGTTGTSSSTSGLGGYGSGAAAGQGAPREVVVPGLILEVRRLWQPPLPTTASSSDTDVAPPSASPYSATPSTVERDSHRSQRTITSSAAVIDKEAAAGADAKDAGACLYAFVRVKEVDHRLSAWFHADDVYVKTAVAQSTFAHAAEDSAVLSSTPDTAATPYGLTDDMVQLSRVLHRPWLSGVYMEVTPGMARTQRARRQLDYLEERLLRDCRTPTTVRYFVYLNTYVFAPWYYAPFGLLNSEYDPMLPWTGAAGASTGATPAGEGADATVSSVDVQQQPFIRDAFLCPFSLRIYSTYAQMHYETRTYRAGRLRPPGEEVYRDEVRGLSLFKINGSQHITYCRHLFLIGKSFLENKLAGHDVHNYYFYVLCLHHRYFPDYVSDPSAMYFAGFFTWEKHVSEYNLACIATLPCFGRRSSRQRPVAPPDGSAAAASHPPRVLRHLGQFMIAASYELAYRRKQTGTPEKPLSDLGAVAYRHFWRRAIVRWMKDTLNAMRRAAAVCVDDDDVDKADRKGAQAGGQVAPRLSHALGKGAPLALDADSAAVEVVVLATEDRAVSCARDADSRRSGEGKASPSARKRSRADAKTEHERGVDSEEEARLPSSHGKLPLVATAPLSSTKKGVLGVDAAAQSPAATSSVAGAAAFTQRTTIKDIAAAVRLEEADVLRTLLGMGVLHRSSEDRGIQLLLPQRYVDWMYDEMLRWESSVEHAVFQSALLKSRGSHTSTR, encoded by the coding sequence atggtagggcggcgcagcacttCTCTATCTAACCTTTCTCGCCTCCTCATGGCACGAGGGACTCTCAACCAGGAAGTGAGCTGCGTCGTTGCTTTTCCCACACTGCTCTACCCATCTCTGCTGCATCGCAAGGGAGGGACAACAGGGActagcagcagcacatcTGGCCTCGGTGGCTATGGgagcggagctgcagcaggccaGGGTGCGCCCCGGGAAGTGGTAGTGCCTGGCTTGATACTGGAGGTGCGTCGGCTGTGGCAGCCGCCATTGCCCACTactgcctcctcgtctgaCACAGATGTCGCGCCTCCGAGCGCCTCGCCGTACAGCGCCACTCCTTCCACGGTGGAGAGGGACTCGCACCGGAGTCAACGCACCATCACGTCTAGTGCTGCCGTGATAGATAAAGAAGCGGCAGCTGGGGCAGACGCCAAGGACGCCGGCGCGTGTCTGTACGCCTTCGTGCGTGTGAAGGAAGTAGACCACCGGCTCAGTGCGTGGTTTCATGCAGACGACGTCTACGTAAAGACGGCTGTCGCGCAGTCCACGTTTGCGCACGCTGCCGAGGATTCAGCGGTGCTTTCCTCCACACCTGACACGGCTGCGACACCGTATGGACTGACCGATGACATGGTCCAGCTTTCTCGCGTCCTGCACCGTCCATGGCTCAGCGGTGTGTACATGGAGGTGACTCCTGGCATGGCCCGCACCCAACGCGCCCGCCGTCAGCTCGACTACCTCGAGGAGCGGCTCCTGCGCGACTGCCGCACCCCGACCACGGTGCGCTACTTTGTGTATCTGAACACGTACGTGTTTGCCCCGTGGTACTACGCACCGTTTGGCTTGCTGAACAGCGAGTATGACCCGATGCTGCCGTGGACGGGGGCGGCTGGCGCGTCGACCGGCGCGACCCCAGCTGGCGAAGGTGCCGATGCCACCGTCTCGTCGGTcgacgtgcagcagcagcctttCATCCGGGACGCTTTTTTgtgccccttctccctccgcATCTACTCGACCTACGCGCAGATGCACTACGAGACCCGCACCTACCGCGCAGGCCGCCTGCGTCCGCCGGGCGAAGAGGTGTACCGCGACGAGGTGCGTGGCCTTTCCCTCTTCAAGATCAACGGTAGTCAACACATCACCTACTGCCGCCACCTCTTCCTCATTGGCAAGTCGTTTCTGGAGAACAAGCTCGCCGGGCACGACGTGCACAACTACTACTTCTACGTGTTGTGCCTGCACCACCGCTACTTCCCTGACTACGTGTCCGACCCCTCTGCCATGTACTTCGCCGGCTTCTTCACCTGGGAGAAACATGTGAGCGAGTACAACCTGGCCTGTATCGCGACGTTGCCGTGCTTTGGGCGCCGCTCCAGTCGCCAGAGACCGGTGGCACCGCCGGATGGCTcagccgcggccgcctcgcaccCGCCTAGGGTGCTTCGCCATCTTGGCCAGTTCATGATCGCCGCCAGCTACGAGCTCGCCTACCGCCGCAAGCAGACGGGCACCCCGGAGAAGCCTCTCTCCGACTTGGGTGCCGTCGCGTATCGGCACTTCTGGCGCCGCGCCATTGTGCGCTGGATGAAGGACACGCTGAACGCGATGCGGCGAGCCGCTGCGGTTTGCGTCGACGATGACGATGTGGACAAGGCCGACCGGAAAGGTGCCCAAGCCGGCGGACAGGTTGCGCCGCGATTGAGCCACGCATTAGGCAAGGGcgcgcctctcgctcttgACGCTGACTCTGCGGCCGTGGAGGTGGTCGTGCTTGCGACGGAGGACAGGGCGGTGTCATGCGCACGCGATGCCGACAGCCGCCGCTCCGGCGAAGGGAAGGCGTCACCATCCGCGCGCAAGCGTTCCCGTGCCGACGCGAAGACGGAACACGAGAGGGGCGTGgacagcgaagaggaggcgcgaTTGCCTTCTTCCCACGGCAAGTTGCCACTCGTGGCGACCGCCCCTCTGTCTTCGACCAAGAAGGGAGTGCTAGGCGtcgacgcagctgcacagtCCCCTGCGGCCACCTCATCGGTtgctggcgcggctgcttttACGCAGCGGACCACCATCAAGGACATtgcggcggctgtgcgccTGGAGGAAGCTGACGTGCTCAGGACGCTGCTGGGCATGGGTGTGCTGCATCGCAGCAGTGAGGACCGTGGTATTCAGcttctgctgccgcagcggtacGTGGATTGGATGTACGACGAGATGCTCCGCTGGGAGAGCAGCGTCGAGCACGCCGTCTTTCAGTCAGCCCTCCTCAAGTCCCGCGGCTCTCACACCAGCACACGCTGA